In a single window of the Bacillus clarus genome:
- a CDS encoding HK97 gp10 family phage protein, translated as MNDFASEIARELQRYANVVEEELENEIDEIGDIAVDKLKQGSPKKTGDYRKGWRKKKEGKGVVLHNTKGQLTHLLEKGHAKVGGGRVPAQVHILPVEEYVIDELPRRIERTVQQ; from the coding sequence ATGAACGATTTTGCGAGTGAGATTGCTAGAGAATTACAAAGATATGCAAATGTTGTGGAAGAAGAATTGGAAAATGAAATCGATGAAATAGGAGATATCGCTGTAGATAAACTAAAGCAAGGTAGTCCTAAAAAAACAGGTGATTATCGTAAAGGGTGGCGTAAGAAAAAAGAAGGGAAGGGCGTTGTTCTTCATAATACAAAAGGACAATTAACACATCTTTTAGAAAAAGGACATGCGAAAGTCGGTGGCGGTCGAGTACCAGCACAAGTGCATATTCTCCCAGTTGAAGAGTATGTAATTGATGAATTGCCAAGACGTATCGAAAGGACGGTTCAGCAATGA
- a CDS encoding major tail protein has translation MNKENKVTFGLKNVHYVPYDVQDFLVKFGTPIPMPGGVELTFEPRGDLIEFYADDMLYYAASNNQGYDGTLNIATIPEQFAIDALGEQLDETDGVLNELADAKGKPFALLFEFDGDVNATRHVMYNCAASRPTIASKTKTNSAEPNTNELKFVSSPIVLAPGGRPMVKTKTTSKTTQAIYNDWYKKVYVKTAAPQGA, from the coding sequence ATGAATAAAGAAAATAAAGTTACGTTTGGTCTGAAGAATGTACATTATGTTCCATATGATGTTCAAGATTTTTTAGTGAAGTTTGGTACACCAATCCCAATGCCAGGTGGGGTTGAATTAACGTTTGAACCACGTGGTGATTTAATTGAATTCTATGCGGATGACATGCTTTATTATGCAGCAAGTAATAACCAAGGTTACGACGGAACGTTAAATATTGCCACAATTCCTGAGCAATTCGCTATCGATGCGTTAGGGGAACAGTTAGATGAAACAGATGGCGTATTAAACGAATTGGCTGATGCTAAAGGGAAACCATTCGCATTATTATTTGAGTTTGATGGTGATGTGAACGCAACTCGACATGTTATGTATAACTGTGCAGCAAGTCGTCCAACAATTGCATCTAAAACAAAAACAAATTCTGCTGAACCGAACACAAATGAACTGAAATTCGTTTCTAGTCCAATTGTTTTAGCACCTGGCGGCAGACCAATGGTTAAAACAAAAACAACTTCTAAAACAACACAAGCGATTTACAATGACTGGTACAAAAAAGTGTATGTAAAAACAGCAGCACCACAGGGGGCGTAA